In Mastigocladopsis repens PCC 10914, a single window of DNA contains:
- a CDS encoding group I truncated hemoglobin codes for MDKLYDKLGGKPTLEKVVDDFHKRIMADNTLKPFFANTDMEKQRRHQVAFFAQIFEGPNEYTGRAMEKTHAGMNLQPQHFDAIVKHLTEAMAAGGASPEDTNAAVARVNNLKGAILNK; via the coding sequence GAAAACCAACTCTTGAGAAAGTCGTGGACGATTTCCACAAACGGATTATGGCAGACAACACCCTCAAGCCCTTTTTCGCTAATACAGATATGGAAAAGCAGCGTCGTCATCAAGTTGCTTTCTTCGCTCAGATTTTTGAGGGTCCAAACGAGTACACGGGTCGCGCAATGGAAAAAACCCACGCGGGTATGAATCTACAACCACAACACTTCGATGCAATTGTCAAGCACCTTACTGAGGCAATGGCTGCGGGTGGAGCATCACCAGAGGACACAAACGCCGCAGTTGCTCGTGTCAACAATTTGAAGGGCGCTATTTTGAACAAGTAA